The genome window CGTCGTGACCCGTTCGCTGCTGTACGCCCTGGTGCGGTTCAAGCTGCACCAGGGCGTGCTGGCGTGCGGTGCCCGGCGCCCGGCGGCCGAGCTCGACACCGTCCTCGCCGACGCGCGGACCGTGGCCGTCCTCGACGCGCTCAACGACCACGAGAACCTCGGCACCCTGTTCCGCTCCGCTCGTGGCCTGGGCGTCGACGCCGTGCTGCTCGGACCCGGCTGCGCCGACCCGCTCTACCGGCGCTCGGTCCGGGTGTCGATGGGGCACGTGCTCCACGTGCCCTTCACCAAGGTGGCCGGGCTCGACGACACCCTGCCGAGGCTGCACGCCGCGGGCTTCGCCAGCGTCGCGCTGACGCCCCGCGACGACGCCGTCGACCTGGCCACCATGGCGCGACCGCGGGAGCGGGTCGCGATCGTCCTCGGCGCCGAGGGTCCGGGTCTGGACGTCGAGACGATCGCGGCGGCAACGCACGCGGCCCGCATCGCCATGCACGCAGGGGTCGATTCGCTCAACGTCGCCGCGGCGGGGGCGATCGCCTTCCACGCCCTGGCGGCCGACCGGCCGGCGTCACCGGTGCCCGTGCGGGCGGGCCGCTGGTAGAAACGGCCGGGTCGGCCCGATCTCGACCAAGGACCTGCCCGTGACCGTCGCACCCGCCTCCGCCTCCGGCGAGTTCCGGATCGGGGGCGACCTGCCCGTCCACCGACTCGGCTTCGGGGCCATGCGCATCACGGGCAAGGGGGTCTGGGGCGAACCCCGCGATCGCGACGAGGCCATCAGGGTGCTGCGCCGCGCCGTCGAGCTCGGGGTGGATTTCATCGACACGGCCGACAGCTATGGCCCGTTCGTGTCCGAGGACCTGATCCGCGAGGCACTGCACGGCGGCGGCGACCGGCCGTACGGCGCCGTGGTCGTCGCCACCAAGGCGGGTTTCGTGCGCACGGGACCCGGGAAGTGGCACACCCTCGGCCGGCCCGAGTACCTGCGCTTCGCGTGCGAGATGAGCCTGCGCCGGCTCGGCGTCGAGCAGATCGACCTGTTCCAGCTGCACCGCATCGATCCCGAGGTGGCCGAGGAGGAGCAGTTCGGCGTCCTGGCCGACCTGCGCGACGAGGGCAAGATCCGCCACGTCGGGCTTTCGGAGGTCGGCGTCGACGAGCTCGTACGGGCGCGGCAGGTCGTGCCGATCGCCACGGTGCAGAACCGCTACAACCTGCTCGACCGCTCGTCGCAGGAGGTGCTCGAACACGCGGAGCAGCACGACATCGGCTTCATCCCGTGGTATCCCCTCGCCACCGGTGAGCTGGCGCGGCCCGGCGGGCCGCTCGACGACCTCGCGTCGGCGACGGGCGCGACGCCCTCCCAGCTCGCGCTGGCCTGGCTGCTGCGCAGCTCGCCGGTGCAGTTGCCGATCCCGGGCACCTCGTCGGTCGCACACCTCGAGGAGAACGTCGCGGCGACCGAGGTCGACCTCGACGCCGAGCAACTGGCCCGGCTCGACGCCGTCGGCGGCTGAACTCCGGGCCCGGGGCTCTCAGCCCCCGTGTCGGGGCCGCCCCTCGTGAGGCGCTAGCGTCCGCCGGCCGTGACCGGAACCCTGCTCAACGTCAGCGCCATCGTGGTGGGCGCACTCACCGGCGCCGCCCTCGGCGGCCGGCTGCCGGAGCGTGTCCGGGGGAGCGTCACCGATGTGCTCGGCCTGTTCGTGCTGGTGCTCGGCGTCGCCGATGCCCTCGACACGTTCGGGCCCGAACTGGCGGATCGCCTGGGTCGCGGCGCCGTGCTGGTGATCCTCGGCTCGCTCCTCGTCGGCGGGATCGTGGGTGAGGTCGTCGACATCGAGGCGCGGCTGACCCGGGTCGGCGAGCGTCTGCGCGACGCGGTCATGGGGCGTGCCGACCGCGGAGCCGACGGCGAGGTCGCCCGTCATCGCTTCGTCGAGGGATTCGTGGTGACGACGCTGCTGGTCTGTGTCGGCCCGCTGGCGGTGCTCGGCGCTCTCGAGGACGGGCTGACGGCCGGTTTCCCGTTGCTGTCGGTGAAGTCGGTCCTGGACGGTTTCGCCGCCCTCGCGTTCGCGTCGGCACTGGGACTCGGGGTCGCCTTCGCCGCGCTGCCGCTGCTGCTCTACCAGGGCGGCCTCACGCTGCTGGCCTCCGGCCTCGAGCCCTGGACCAGCGAGGCGATGGTCGCGGCCATCGGCGCGGTCGGCGGCTTCCTCGTGATCGGCATCGGCCTGCGGCTGTTGGAGATCCGCGCCATCCGGGTCGCCAACCTGTTGCCGGCGCTGGTGGTCGCGCCGCTGGTCGTCGCTGCCTGGCCCTGAACCGCGCGCCCGGCGCGCGGCGGACCGCTCGGCCGGTGACGCCTCGTTGACGCCGGCCGTTGCGGCGCCGACGCTCGGGAACGCATGGCACGGGGGGTGCTGCGTGACCGGTTCATGGATCGCCAGGTCGTTGTTGCTCGTGCCGGTGCTGCTGGCCGGCGTCGGCGTCGGCATGGTGGTCGCCGGGCTCACCGCCGACCCGGCGGCCGGCGGTCGCGCTGCCGCCGCGGTCATCCTGCTCGGCGCGCTCCGTGCGCTGCGCACGGGGGTACAGATCGACACCCGGCGGGAACGGGTCCGCGTCCGCACCTTCTGGCGCACGTACCGGCTGCCCCTCGACGCCCTGCAGCGGGTCGACGCCGGCGGCCGCACCGATGCCGGCACCCCGGCGGTTCGCTTCCTGCTGCGTGACGGCCGCGAGTACGGATCGACGTCGCTCGCCTACCTGGCCGGCCAC of Egicoccus sp. AB-alg6-2 contains these proteins:
- a CDS encoding TrmH family RNA methyltransferase; translation: MIAPIRIEDPGDERLADYAALNDPALRKRYEHELGVFIAEGPNVVRELLTSAYRTRSVLVVEEQLASMAADLRHLDAPVYVVTRSLLYALVRFKLHQGVLACGARRPAAELDTVLADARTVAVLDALNDHENLGTLFRSARGLGVDAVLLGPGCADPLYRRSVRVSMGHVLHVPFTKVAGLDDTLPRLHAAGFASVALTPRDDAVDLATMARPRERVAIVLGAEGPGLDVETIAAATHAARIAMHAGVDSLNVAAAGAIAFHALAADRPASPVPVRAGRW
- a CDS encoding aldo/keto reductase, giving the protein MPVTVAPASASGEFRIGGDLPVHRLGFGAMRITGKGVWGEPRDRDEAIRVLRRAVELGVDFIDTADSYGPFVSEDLIREALHGGGDRPYGAVVVATKAGFVRTGPGKWHTLGRPEYLRFACEMSLRRLGVEQIDLFQLHRIDPEVAEEEQFGVLADLRDEGKIRHVGLSEVGVDELVRARQVVPIATVQNRYNLLDRSSQEVLEHAEQHDIGFIPWYPLATGELARPGGPLDDLASATGATPSQLALAWLLRSSPVQLPIPGTSSVAHLEENVAATEVDLDAEQLARLDAVGG
- a CDS encoding DUF554 domain-containing protein; this encodes MTGTLLNVSAIVVGALTGAALGGRLPERVRGSVTDVLGLFVLVLGVADALDTFGPELADRLGRGAVLVILGSLLVGGIVGEVVDIEARLTRVGERLRDAVMGRADRGADGEVARHRFVEGFVVTTLLVCVGPLAVLGALEDGLTAGFPLLSVKSVLDGFAALAFASALGLGVAFAALPLLLYQGGLTLLASGLEPWTSEAMVAAIGAVGGFLVIGIGLRLLEIRAIRVANLLPALVVAPLVVAAWP